GTCGAACACAAGTGTGCGTTGGGTGGAATGGCAGTGGGTAACCACGGGGACCTGAAAATGTGTTAGCTTTCCGTGTCTTCATTCGCGTTAGCAAACATACCATAAGCATATGCAGGAGGAAGGGTTATTTTGCGACGTTCACCGACTCCCATCCTAAGGGTAATGTTAGTATGCGGGAGGCAAGGAATATACAAACAACTTACCCCTGGAGACCTTGATCCCATCCACGGATAACCTGCCCAGCGCCTAACTTGAACTCGAAGGGCATGCCGCGTTCGCGAGACGAATCGAACGTGCGGCCATTGGACTGGAAGATGCCAGTCTGTAAATATACAGGTTGTCAGCTCTTGAATCGAAAAAGCAACACTGCTAGAAAACTGGTATTGGACTTACATAATGCATGCTCAGGACGTCTCCGTCTTTCGAGCGGGCTCCTTCTTTCGATTGAGGGGGTGATCGTCTCGGAAGTGATAGACGACATGGTGTAGTTACGCGCCAGCGCGTTAGGTAATGTACGGCGTGCAGCAAAGGCAGCAGCAGAGGTACGGATAGAAGAGCGAGCGAAGAGAGACATTGTGTCGATAGGCAGAAAGCAGAGAGCAAGTGAGTGTGGTGGTTTCGTTTAAAAGCCAGACTATGGGGCTGTGTTGCGCTTAGGTCACCTGGGTTGTTTGTGCCAAATTGAGTAATGCACTTAACGCCCTGGCGCTATTCGCTCGCCTGTTGTACTTTTTCGTCGATTTGGGTAGTGGGGTTGGCCCTATGGGGAAGGTGGGACGACCACATGACTCCGCTTGACCAACACGCCGAACTTCGCCTTCAGGCCACGTCCTAGTTGATGCCCTATTGGCGATTAGTTTGTTTGGTACGGCGACTGAGCATGCTTCATCCACGATGTTCAGAAGTACCGGTTGCTGGGACTATCGTTGTGCGGCAAAGTCCTTCGCTCCGCCGTCACTACGATCTCCACATTTGGCCGCCTTTCACCTTCTAGCATCAGATCTAGAGTTTTCCAAAGCAACATTCCAAACAATAATCGCGCCAAAGTTTGACAGAGAGGAGGATCGACCCACGGACGGACCTTGTATCCATTATTATACATATGCCATTTCACAACCGAATCTCGGAAAAACCACAAACGTGCGTATATCCACTTTTGGATGTGTTGGGTGTACGAGGGTTGTGCCACACGTGCTATCTATTCACTTTGAGAGAACACCCCACATCACCTCAATTAAACAAACGTCTCTCCGGCAGCTGGAGATACTACACAGTCAACACCATTAATCCACATGCTTTGGTTCAATGTTTACTACTGAAAGTGAATATACGCCTCGCGATCAGCTCATTGGCGCGTAAGCAATTCGGTTATATTCATCGGTTGGGAAATCAGAGACTG
This genomic interval from Rhizoctonia solani chromosome 11, complete sequence contains the following:
- a CDS encoding FKBP-type peptidyl-prolyl cis-trans isomerase, with the protein product MSLFARSSIRTSAAAFAARRTLPNALARNYTMSSITSETITPSIERRSPLERRRRPEHALCKSNTSFLATGIFQSNGRTFDSSRERGMPFEFKLGAGQVIRGWDQGLQGMGVGERRKITLPPAYAYGPRGYPLPFHPTHTCVRR